A region of Oncorhynchus masou masou isolate Uvic2021 chromosome 29, UVic_Omas_1.1, whole genome shotgun sequence DNA encodes the following proteins:
- the LOC135519090 gene encoding insulin receptor substrate 2-like, with protein MASPPNTGGGHLLSNANISNTKIKKCGYLKKQKHGHKRFFVLKEPGEGFPARLEYYESEKKWKNKSAAKRVIPLDCCLNINKRADAKHKHLIALYTKDEYFAVAADNEKEQENWYRVLTDLMSEGKVYSDGSASNSASSLVGFDEANYGMITPVTAAYKEVWQVNLKSKGLGQSRNLTGVYRLCLSSRTISFVKLNSDVASVSLQLMNIRRCGHSESFFFIEVGRSAATGPGELWMQADDSVVAQNIHETILEAMKAMKELSEFRPRSKSQSSGTNPISVPTRRHLNNLPPSQTGLQRRSRTDSMATTSPVSKFTSCRIRTASEGEGTMVRPISVNGSPLSPGIQPNLLGRSNTITARPCRTFESSSLQHSKSMSMPLSHSPPTATPSPVSLSSCSESSAPCPSSCSASVSPSDGGFISCDDYGSSPAGLHLTLRSNTPESLREDTPPSREGSILHGYMVMERQNGYRRLPELDKAYRKRTYSLTTPRQHRAPPQVSSASLDEYTLMRATYTSGCQSGRSSHMASPKVTYPEDYGDVQIGSNGHLGDSGYMPMTPGVAPQTAGVKGNAYMPMSPMCVSAPKQIINPRSHPSPAGMGPHSDSPGSVSLEDSGYMRMFCGAKMSVDSSDEKLTNGEYLNMSPVDPLVSFTPSDYFITDTTPQPHPHHRQPYSISSLPRSLKAQPQRNGVTDTDQYVVMSLQRQRIEEESNYCPISPVSIGTPPTNTLSSAHSILRAGRVTQEGGLVHRGRVSRPTRLALDSLRTLPCMSEHPLPSEPRSPGEYINIDFGNATRYPPVSTTTESSASSLGSVDGPARSSPPLSEYVNINISSCSSKHRDSPSSIGRMEPSPVLLVCPSQPHRENQREREEGEEERVVVEYPLQKHVSPVCPVGAVKDDYTEMTFSPTNPSVSLPASLCPSDSTTPLPTSPSSCIQRLTLGGKGVVVVPPAPVESFLLGSPSTPPVNPDRGAKVIRADPQGRRRHSSETFSSTTTVTPVSPSFAHDANKRHSSASVENVSRLVRSSEGSDEEYGNSNSPMCRETSAGYQNGLNYIALNLMEGSLGGCTNLGGCEGLLRFKAACGCKGGMNSFNASPYATMGFKETATAVKD; from the coding sequence ATGGCGAGTCCTCCAAATACTGGGGGAGGACACTTGTTATCCAACGCGAACATTAGTAACACCAAGATTAAGAAATGTGGATACCTCAAGAAGCAGAAGCACGGACACAAGCGCTTCTTCGTTCTGAAGGAACCGGGCGAGGGCTTCCCTGCCCGGCTGGAGTACTACGAGAGCGAGAAGAAATGGAAAAACAAGTCAGCAGCAAAGAGGGTTATACCTCTTGACTGCTGCCTCAATATCAACAAGAGAGCTGACGCCAAACACAAACACCTTATCGCCCTCTATACCAAGGACGAATATTTTGCCGTGGCGGCAGATAATGAAAAAGAGCAGGAGAATTGGTACCGAGTCTTAACGGATTTAATGAGCGAGGGGAAAGTGTACTCCGACGGCTCCGCTTCCAATTCCGCTTCTTCGCTGGTGGGGTTTGATGAGGCGAACTACGGGATGATTACGCCGGTAACTGCCGCGTATAAGGAGGTATGGCAAGTGAACCTGAAATCCAAAGGGCTGGGGCAGAGCCGGAATCTGACCGGGGTGTACAGACTGTGTTTATCCAGCCGGACTATCAGCTTCGTAAAGCTCAACTCGGATGTCGCGTCCGTCAGTTTACAGCTGATGAACATTCGGAGATGCGGGCACTCAGAGAGCTTTTTCTTCATCGAGGTCGGACGGTCAGCAGCCACGGGACCAGGCGAGCTGTGGATGCAGGCTGACGACTCAGTGGTGGCGCAAAACATCCACGAGACTATATTGGAGGCCATGAAAGCCATGAAGGAGCTGTCAGAGTTTCGGCCGCGCAGCAAGAGCCAGTCTTCAGGCACTAACCCCATCTCCGTGCCGACCCGGCGGCACCTCAACAACCTTCCTCCAAGCCAGACCGGGCTCCAGCGGCGGTCGCGCACTGACAGCATGGCCACAACTTCCCCGGTTAGTAAATTTACCTCTTGCCGGATACGCACTGCCAGCGAGGGAGAAGGCACCATGGTGCGCCCCATATCTGTGAACGGGAGTCCCCTCAGCCCCGGTATCCAACCGAACCTATTAGGGAGATCAAACACCATTACAGCCCGGCCCTGCCGGACATTTGAATCCTCTTCCCTCCAGCACAGTAAGTCCATGTCCAtgcctctgtctcactctccacCCACAGCCACCCCCAGCCCTGTTAGCCTGTCCTCCTGCTCGGAGAGCAGTGCTCCTTGCCCCTCCAGCTGCAGTGCCTCGGTCTCCCCCAGTGATGGGGGCTTCATCTCCTGTGATGATTATGGCTCCAGCCCTGCAGGCCTTCACCTCACCCTCCGCAGTAACACCCCAGAGTCCCTGAGGGAAGACACACCCCCTTCCCGGGAAGGCAGCATCCTGCACGGCTACATGGTGATGGAGAGACAGAACGGTTACCGCCGGTTACCAGAGCTGGACAAGGCATACCGGAAACGCACATACTCCCTCACCACCCCGCGCCAGCACAGGGCACCGCCCCAGGTCTCCTCTGCCTCATTGGACGAATACACGCTCATGAGGGCCACCTACACCAGTGGTTGCCAATCGGGTCGCAGCTCTCACATGGCTTCCCCAAAAGTGACCTATCCCGAGGACTATGGCGATGTCCAGATAGGCTCCAACGGTCATCTAGGCGACAGTGGCTACATGCCCATGACTCCAGGTGTGGCCCCTCAGACAGCGGGGGTCAAAGGTAATGCTTACATGCCCATGAGCCCCATGTGTGTGTCGGCCCCAAAGCAGATCATCAACCCCCGCTCTCACCCCTCTCCAGCTGGGATGGGTCCCCATTCAGATTCCCCTGGCAGTGTGTCTCTGGAGGACAGCGGCTACATGAGGATGTTCTGCGGGGCCAAGATGTCTGTGGACAGCTCAGATGAGAAACTCACCAATGGGGAGTACCTCAACATGTCCCCTGTGGACCCTCTGGTGTCCTTCACCCCCTCAGACTACTTCATCACAGACACTACCCCCCAGCCTCACCCTCACCACAGACAGCCTTACTCCATCAGTTCCCTGCCCCGCTCTCTCAAAGCCCAGCCCCAGAGGAACGGTGTCACAGACACAGACCAGTACGTGGTGATGAGTCTACAGAGgcagaggatagaagaggagtcCAACTACTGTCCCATCTCACCAGTCTCCATCGGTACGCCCCCCACCAACACCCTCTCCTCAGCCCACTCCATCCTCAGAGCCGGCAGGGTGACCCAGGAGGGGGGTCTGGTCCACAGGGGGAGGGTGAGTCGACCTACCCGGCTCGCCCTTGACTCTCTGAGGACACTGCCCTGTATGAGCGAACACCCTCTCCCCTCTGAGCCCAGGAGTCCCGGGGAGTACATCAACATAGACTTTGGCAACGCCACACGATACCCGCCTGTCTCTAccacgactgaaagctctgcttCATCGCTGGGCTCGGTGGACGGGCCGGCGAGGAGTTCCCCGCCACTCTCCGAATACGTCAACATCAACATCAGCTCATGCTCTTCCAAACACAGGGATTCCCCTTCTTCAATAGGGCGCATGGAGCCGAGTCCTGTGCTCCTCGTGTGTCCCAGCCAGCCTCACAGAGAgaatcagagggagagagaggagggggaggaggagagagtcgtAGTGGAATATCCTCTCCAAAAGCATGTGAGCCCTGTGTGCCCGGTTGGAGCTGTAAAAGACGACTACACTGAGATGACCTTCAGTCCTaccaacccctctgtctctctccctgcctctctgtgcCCCTCTGACTCCACCACCCCCCTGCCTACCAGCCCCTCGTCCTGCATCCAGAGACTCACCCTGGGGGGAAAGGGCGTAGTGGTGGTCCCCCCTGCCCCTGTGGAGTCCTTCCTCCTGGGGAGTCCCTCCACCCCCCCCGTCAACCCAGACAGGGGGGCTAAGGTGATCCGGGCTGACCCCCAGGGTCGCAGGCGCCACAGCTCCGAGACCTTCTCCTCCACAACCACAGTAACGCCAGTGTCTCCATCGTTCGCCCACGATGCCAACAAGCGGCACAGCTCGGCGTCGGTGGAAAACGTGTCGCGGCTGGTCCGGAGCTCGGAGGGCTCAGACGAGGAGTATGGGAACAGCAACAGCCCCATGTGCCGGGAGACGTCGGCGGGCTACCAAAACGGACTCAACTACATTGCCTTAAACCTGATGGAAGGGAGCCTGGGGGGTTGCACCAATCTAGGGGGCTGTGAGGGACTGCTGAGGTTCAAGGCAGCATGTGGATGCAAGGGGGGCATGAACAGTTTCAACGCCAGCCCCTATGCCACCATGGGCTTCAAGGAGACTGCAACAGCAGTGAAAG